In Sphingomonas sp. R1, a single genomic region encodes these proteins:
- a CDS encoding TatD family hydrolase, whose translation MKLADSHCHLIYKGLGEQQPEVLARARDAGVVAMLNISTRENEWDQVIAVAEREADVWASVGIHPHEADTHPHVDTAKLVERARHPRVVGIGESGLDYYYDHSDRDRQRASFRAHLAASRETQLPIIVHTRDAEKDTAEILREEMGKGAFPGVIHCFTASRAFGEIALELGFYISISGIVTFKNAKDLQETAAALPLDRLLIETDAPFLAPVPHRGKTGEPAFVADTCRFLAQLRGEDPEMLAEATRANFHTLFAKTLA comes from the coding sequence ATGAAGCTCGCCGACAGCCATTGCCATCTGATCTACAAGGGCCTTGGCGAGCAGCAGCCCGAGGTGCTCGCCCGCGCACGTGACGCCGGCGTGGTGGCGATGCTCAACATCTCCACGCGCGAAAATGAATGGGACCAGGTGATCGCCGTCGCCGAGCGTGAGGCGGATGTCTGGGCCAGCGTCGGCATCCACCCGCACGAGGCGGACACGCACCCCCATGTCGACACCGCCAAGCTGGTCGAACGCGCGCGGCACCCGCGCGTGGTCGGCATCGGCGAAAGCGGGCTCGATTATTATTACGACCACAGCGACCGCGATCGCCAGCGCGCGAGCTTCCGCGCGCACCTCGCGGCATCGCGGGAAACTCAGCTCCCGATCATCGTCCATACTCGCGACGCCGAGAAGGACACGGCGGAAATCCTGCGCGAGGAAATGGGGAAGGGGGCTTTCCCGGGGGTGATCCACTGTTTCACGGCGAGCCGCGCCTTTGGCGAGATCGCGCTGGAGCTCGGCTTCTATATTTCGATTTCGGGGATCGTGACGTTCAAGAACGCCAAGGATCTCCAGGAAACGGCGGCCGCACTGCCGCTTGACAGGCTGTTGATCGAGACCGACGCGCCGTTCCTCGCGCCGGTGCCGCACCGGGGCAAGACCGGTGAGCCGGCGTTCGTGGCGGATACCTGCCGCTTCCTCGCCCAGCTTCGCGGCGAGGATCCCGAGATGCTCGCCGAGGCGACCCGCGCCAACTTCCACACGCTTTTTGCCAAGACGCTGGCATGA
- the metG gene encoding methionine--tRNA ligase: MADPFYITTAIHYPNGKPHIGHAYEMIAADAIARFQRQQGRDVFFQTGTDEHGLKMVQTARARDLTARELADEMSNHFCVMSETLDISCDRFIRTSEADHYRASQAIWEKMAAKGDLYLDRYEGWYSVRDEAFYEEKELVEGEGGQKLSPQGTPVEWTKEETWFFRLSKYQQPLLDFYAANPDFIRPESRRNEVLRFVEGGLVDLSVSRTSFDWGVPVPGSPGHVMYVWVDALTNYLTGAGFPDDAERLARYWPADLHLIGKDIVRFHTVYWPAFLMSADIALPKQVFGHGFLLNRGEKMSKSVGNVVDPMELAETYGVDALRYFLLRDVSFGQDGTFSDEAIVTRANADLSNSFGNLAQRTLSFIAKNCEGVVQAGRAEDADAALLAEVDTACAGFTRAFQDLALSQGVEAWMTGVFACNQYIDAQAPWTLRKTDPERMHAVLGTLLTAIRRLGGTIAPVVPTSAAKLLDQLGPVGDADFKIAAPTPIFPRLELKTSEDA, from the coding sequence ATGGCTGACCCCTTCTACATCACCACCGCGATCCATTATCCCAACGGCAAGCCGCACATCGGCCACGCCTATGAGATGATCGCGGCCGACGCGATCGCGCGCTTCCAGCGCCAGCAAGGTCGCGACGTGTTCTTTCAGACCGGCACCGACGAGCATGGCCTCAAGATGGTGCAGACCGCCCGCGCCCGCGACCTGACCGCGCGCGAGCTCGCCGACGAAATGTCCAACCATTTCTGTGTCATGTCGGAAACACTGGATATTTCGTGCGATCGTTTCATTCGCACTTCCGAGGCCGATCACTACCGCGCCAGCCAGGCGATTTGGGAAAAGATGGCAGCCAAGGGTGACCTGTATCTCGATCGCTACGAGGGCTGGTATTCGGTCCGCGACGAAGCCTTCTACGAAGAGAAGGAGCTGGTCGAAGGGGAAGGGGGCCAGAAGCTCTCGCCGCAGGGCACCCCGGTGGAGTGGACCAAGGAGGAGACCTGGTTCTTCCGCCTGTCCAAATATCAGCAGCCCTTGCTCGACTTCTATGCCGCCAACCCCGACTTCATCCGCCCGGAATCGCGCCGCAACGAGGTGCTGCGTTTCGTCGAGGGCGGCCTGGTCGATCTCTCGGTCAGCCGCACCAGCTTCGACTGGGGCGTGCCGGTGCCGGGTTCGCCGGGCCATGTGATGTATGTCTGGGTCGACGCGCTGACCAACTATCTGACCGGCGCCGGATTCCCCGACGATGCCGAGCGGCTGGCGCGCTACTGGCCGGCCGACCTGCACCTGATCGGCAAGGACATCGTCCGCTTCCACACCGTCTACTGGCCGGCGTTCCTGATGTCCGCCGACATCGCGCTGCCGAAACAGGTGTTCGGCCACGGCTTCCTGCTCAACCGCGGCGAGAAGATGTCGAAGTCGGTCGGCAACGTCGTCGATCCGATGGAGCTTGCCGAGACCTATGGCGTCGACGCGCTGCGCTACTTCCTGCTGCGCGACGTGAGCTTCGGGCAGGACGGCACGTTCAGCGACGAGGCGATCGTCACCCGCGCCAACGCCGATCTATCGAACAGCTTCGGCAATCTGGCGCAGCGCACGCTGAGCTTCATCGCCAAGAATTGCGAGGGCGTGGTGCAGGCGGGTCGCGCCGAGGATGCCGATGCGGCACTGCTCGCGGAAGTCGACACGGCTTGCGCCGGCTTCACCCGCGCATTTCAGGATCTGGCACTGAGCCAGGGCGTTGAGGCGTGGATGACCGGCGTGTTCGCCTGCAACCAGTATATCGACGCCCAGGCGCCCTGGACGCTGCGCAAGACCGATCCGGAGCGCATGCACGCGGTGCTCGGCACGCTGCTCACGGCAATCCGGCGCCTTGGCGGGACCATCGCGCCGGTGGTGCCGACCTCGGCGGCCAAGCTGCTCGATCAGCTCGGCCCGGTGGGCGACGCAGACTTCAAGATCGCGGCGCCGACCCCCATCTTCCCGCGACTTGAACTGAAAACCTCCGAGGACGCATGA
- a CDS encoding AAA family ATPase, with product MTPALIGNQPARDALAAAMASGALHHAWLIAGPEGVGKGAFARIAAARMLAEAAEPDRLLPGWDVPETTRTASLIAAGSHPDLKILARLPKDADKPDEALARSITIAQVRSLQPLFATKPSLSPRRVVLIDAIDDLERAGANALLKNLEEPPAGTIFLLVSHAPGRLLPTIRSRCRLLRFEPLSDTETTTVLRRQIPEASEIEIAALVEAAEGSPGRAMRFAGLDLSALEADMAQLADDGDPDNALRTRLGRQLGLKTAQPRYEAFLERTPSFIAARAKRLEGDALRTALDAYAAARELAGAALGLSLDATATVFEMSGILARLARR from the coding sequence TTGACCCCGGCCCTGATCGGCAACCAACCGGCGCGTGATGCGCTCGCCGCCGCCATGGCGAGCGGCGCGTTGCACCATGCCTGGTTGATTGCCGGGCCGGAGGGCGTAGGGAAGGGTGCCTTCGCCCGCATCGCCGCCGCGCGGATGCTGGCCGAGGCCGCCGAGCCCGATCGGCTGCTGCCGGGATGGGACGTGCCGGAGACAACCCGCACCGCGAGCCTGATCGCCGCGGGCAGCCACCCGGACCTCAAGATCCTCGCCCGGCTGCCCAAGGATGCCGACAAGCCCGACGAGGCGCTCGCCCGCTCGATCACCATCGCGCAGGTGCGCAGCCTCCAGCCGCTGTTCGCCACCAAGCCGTCGCTCAGCCCGCGCCGGGTGGTGCTGATCGATGCGATCGACGATCTCGAACGCGCCGGCGCCAATGCGCTCCTCAAGAACCTCGAGGAGCCCCCGGCGGGCACGATCTTCCTGCTGGTGAGCCATGCGCCGGGGCGTCTGCTGCCGACGATCCGCTCGCGCTGCCGGCTGCTGCGCTTCGAACCGCTGAGCGATACCGAGACGACGACCGTGCTCCGGCGCCAGATCCCCGAGGCGAGCGAGATCGAGATCGCCGCGCTGGTCGAGGCGGCCGAAGGGTCGCCGGGACGCGCGATGCGCTTCGCCGGGCTCGACCTGTCGGCGCTGGAGGCGGACATGGCGCAGCTCGCCGATGATGGCGATCCGGACAATGCGCTGCGCACCCGGCTCGGCCGCCAGCTTGGGCTGAAGACCGCCCAGCCGCGCTACGAGGCGTTTCTGGAGCGTACGCCCAGCTTCATTGCCGCGCGGGCGAAGCGGCTGGAAGGCGACGCGCTGCGGACCGCGCTAGACGCCTATGCCGCCGCGCGGGAGTTGGCAGGTGCGGCGCTGGGTCTTTCGCTCGATGCGACGGCGACGGTGTTCGAGATGAGTGGCATCCTCGCCCGTCTCGCGCGGCGCTGA
- a CDS encoding D-alanyl-D-alanine carboxypeptidase family protein: MKKLAAISFLALAIAAPLQAAGPDFPTPAPIAYMEDMSSGAVLFAKDADRRMPPASMAKMMTVYVAFDLIKKGELKLDQKIEVRPETWKKWHSQGSTMFLGVGEQPTVADLLKGIVTLSGNDACVVLAEGIAGTEEGFVNLMNDRAKKIGLTNSHFGTSNGWPDEGRTYVTARDLAHLAAATIREFPDLYKSFYSLPSFKWGKTLGAGADIEQGNRDPLLGKVPGADGLKTGHTEEAGYGFTGSAEQNGRRLVMVVAGLDSYSGRADESVRFMRWGFAAWSTKPVVKKDRTVGTVDVQGGTANHVAVVAPRDLNITLPSGLSPKLAGKIVYQGPVKAGFHKGDHIADLIIEGEGMPQQVLPLVAAEDVGQAGFFGRAWAGLMSLLHLA, from the coding sequence ATGAAGAAGCTCGCCGCCATCTCGTTCCTGGCGCTCGCCATCGCCGCACCGCTGCAGGCCGCCGGGCCGGATTTCCCGACGCCCGCGCCGATCGCCTATATGGAGGACATGTCCTCGGGCGCGGTGCTGTTCGCCAAGGATGCCGATCGCCGCATGCCGCCGGCCTCGATGGCGAAGATGATGACGGTCTATGTCGCGTTCGACCTGATCAAGAAGGGCGAGCTCAAGCTCGACCAGAAGATCGAGGTCCGTCCCGAGACCTGGAAGAAGTGGCACTCGCAGGGCTCGACCATGTTCCTCGGCGTCGGCGAGCAGCCGACCGTGGCGGACCTGCTGAAGGGCATCGTGACGCTCTCGGGGAACGATGCCTGCGTCGTACTGGCGGAAGGCATTGCCGGCACCGAGGAGGGCTTCGTCAACCTGATGAACGATCGGGCGAAGAAGATCGGCCTCACCAACAGCCATTTCGGCACGTCGAACGGCTGGCCCGACGAAGGCCGCACCTATGTGACCGCACGCGACCTGGCGCACCTCGCCGCCGCGACGATCCGCGAGTTCCCGGACCTCTATAAGTCCTTCTATTCGCTGCCGAGCTTCAAATGGGGCAAGACCCTGGGCGCCGGCGCGGATATCGAGCAGGGCAACCGCGATCCGCTGCTCGGCAAGGTGCCGGGTGCCGACGGCCTCAAGACCGGCCACACCGAAGAGGCCGGCTATGGCTTTACCGGCTCGGCCGAGCAGAATGGCCGTCGCCTCGTGATGGTGGTCGCCGGGCTCGACAGCTATAGCGGTCGCGCCGACGAATCCGTGCGCTTCATGCGCTGGGGCTTCGCTGCTTGGAGCACCAAGCCGGTGGTGAAGAAGGACCGCACCGTCGGCACCGTCGACGTGCAGGGCGGCACCGCGAACCATGTCGCGGTCGTCGCGCCGCGCGACCTCAACATCACGCTGCCTTCGGGGCTGAGCCCCAAACTCGCCGGCAAGATCGTCTATCAGGGGCCGGTCAAGGCCGGCTTCCACAAGGGCGATCATATCGCCGACCTGATCATCGAAGGCGAAGGCATGCCACAGCAGGTGCTGCCGCTGGTCGCCGCCGAGGATGTCGGCCAGGCGGGCTTTTTCGGCCGCGCCTGGGCGGGGCTCATGTCGCTGCTCCACCTGGCCTGA
- a CDS encoding SPOR domain-containing protein, whose product MQWNARPFTLALSLVVAASAHAQDADPAATASGPHGTSQLEPGDGRYDAVGYAAIQTFGTAALAISPNLPVESYAEVTALDNGRTILVRIAETAEAPGAIAALSEGAASQLGVPANRLVAVRIRAVRPSTEDQAALRSAGAAQPRIDSPPALLRALRLQLPPMPAAPGEPLPPPPPPPSDPIVDVMPHPAPGTVSPPKARKVAGPVAAKSAQGRYLVQVAALSSSERATALAQKLRGFVKAGGGLYRVQLGPFATKEAAERARAGAVRAGFGDARLASVR is encoded by the coding sequence ATGCAGTGGAACGCTAGACCCTTTACGCTTGCCCTTTCGCTGGTTGTCGCAGCGAGCGCGCATGCCCAGGATGCCGATCCGGCCGCCACCGCGAGCGGCCCGCACGGCACCTCGCAGCTCGAGCCCGGCGACGGCCGATACGACGCGGTCGGCTATGCCGCCATACAGACCTTTGGCACGGCAGCCCTTGCCATCAGCCCGAACCTGCCGGTCGAAAGCTATGCCGAGGTAACTGCGCTCGACAACGGCAGGACCATCCTCGTCCGTATTGCCGAGACCGCGGAAGCCCCGGGCGCGATCGCCGCGCTTTCCGAAGGGGCGGCCAGCCAGCTGGGCGTGCCCGCTAACCGGCTGGTGGCGGTGCGGATCCGGGCGGTGCGCCCCTCGACCGAAGACCAGGCAGCCCTGCGCAGCGCCGGTGCCGCGCAGCCGCGCATCGATTCGCCGCCCGCCCTGCTGCGGGCGCTCCGCCTGCAGTTGCCACCCATGCCGGCGGCGCCGGGTGAACCCCTGCCACCGCCACCCCCGCCACCGTCCGACCCGATCGTGGACGTCATGCCGCATCCCGCACCAGGCACCGTGTCGCCTCCCAAAGCCCGGAAGGTGGCAGGTCCGGTCGCCGCGAAGTCGGCTCAGGGCCGCTATCTGGTGCAGGTTGCCGCACTTTCTTCATCGGAGCGCGCGACTGCGCTTGCCCAAAAGCTACGGGGCTTCGTAAAGGCAGGAGGCGGGCTCTACCGCGTCCAGCTCGGCCCCTTCGCCACGAAGGAGGCTGCGGAGCGGGCACGGGCAGGGGCCGTTCGGGCCGGGTTTGGAGATGCGCGCCTCGCGTCGGTCCGATAG
- a CDS encoding lytic transglycosylase domain-containing protein: protein MPRVRMFRTGVAALALAIAVPFTAASAQDAAGFQAYLPTLAQQAAAAGVTRRTIDAVVPTLVYNARVVELDRQQPESSPNAPIPAFAPYRARHVDADRVARGRAAYQRARGRLSAIEQQTGVPESIMVAIWGHETNYGRVMGGFDLPRALASLAYEGRRRALFTDEFIATLKMIDRGVPRDKLVGSWAGAFGGPQFLPSVYLRLARDGDGDGIADIWSSDADTLASIGAYFVDAGWRAGQPWGFAVSVPASLDRRLIASRTSSPRCARVHSRQSQWKTMAEWRALGVVPQSRAWPADDILATLIEPDGQGATAYLLTGNYRVILDYNCSNFYALSVGLLADAVER from the coding sequence ATGCCGCGCGTTCGTATGTTCCGCACCGGGGTGGCTGCCCTGGCGCTCGCCATCGCTGTCCCGTTTACCGCCGCATCCGCGCAGGATGCCGCCGGGTTTCAGGCCTATCTCCCGACCCTTGCGCAGCAGGCTGCCGCGGCCGGAGTGACCCGGCGAACGATCGATGCGGTCGTTCCGACGCTCGTCTACAATGCGCGGGTCGTCGAGCTCGACCGACAACAGCCGGAAAGCAGTCCCAACGCGCCCATTCCGGCCTTTGCGCCCTACCGCGCCCGCCATGTCGACGCCGATCGTGTCGCGCGGGGCCGCGCGGCCTATCAGCGCGCCCGTGGCCGGCTCTCGGCGATCGAGCAACAGACCGGCGTCCCCGAATCGATCATGGTCGCGATCTGGGGGCACGAGACCAACTATGGCCGGGTGATGGGAGGCTTCGATCTGCCCCGCGCGCTCGCTAGCCTCGCCTATGAGGGGCGCCGCCGCGCGTTGTTTACCGACGAGTTCATCGCCACGCTGAAGATGATCGACCGCGGCGTCCCGCGCGACAAGCTGGTCGGCAGCTGGGCGGGCGCGTTCGGGGGGCCGCAATTCCTCCCCAGCGTCTATCTACGTCTCGCGCGCGACGGCGATGGCGACGGCATCGCCGACATCTGGAGCAGCGACGCCGATACGCTGGCGTCGATCGGGGCCTATTTCGTCGATGCCGGGTGGCGCGCCGGGCAGCCCTGGGGGTTTGCCGTCTCGGTACCCGCTTCGCTCGATCGCCGCCTGATTGCCAGCCGCACCTCCAGCCCGCGCTGTGCGCGCGTGCATAGCCGCCAAAGCCAGTGGAAGACGATGGCGGAATGGCGCGCCCTCGGCGTGGTGCCGCAATCCCGTGCCTGGCCCGCCGACGACATCCTGGCGACGCTGATCGAGCCGGACGGGCAGGGCGCCACCGCCTATCTGCTGACCGGCAATTACCGGGTGATCCTCGACTATAATTGCTCGAATTTTTACGCTTTGTCGGTAGGCCTCTTGGCCGATGCAGTGGAACGCTAG
- a CDS encoding FxDxF family PEP-CTERM protein produces MIKKLLPAVGAMLAIASFSGAAQAATTISTNKFTVANMNIVAGTDGTYSANFGRSGIVAGKFEDTYSFTLPQYLLGSATLSTSAVKVGGKDDLDITSVFFNGVKLAATKSKKDQNESFVINDVLVKAGQLNTIVITGMGRGNGSYGAQAVFAPVPEPASWAMMIGGFGFAGAAMRRRSARTTRAALA; encoded by the coding sequence ATGATCAAGAAGCTTCTTCCTGCGGTTGGCGCCATGCTCGCCATCGCCTCCTTCTCGGGCGCGGCGCAGGCTGCCACCACCATCAGCACGAACAAGTTCACCGTCGCGAACATGAACATCGTCGCGGGCACCGACGGCACTTATTCGGCCAATTTCGGTCGTTCGGGCATCGTCGCCGGCAAGTTCGAGGACACCTACAGCTTCACGCTGCCGCAGTATCTGCTGGGCAGCGCCACGCTCAGCACCAGCGCCGTGAAGGTGGGTGGCAAGGATGATCTCGACATCACCTCGGTGTTCTTCAACGGCGTGAAGCTCGCCGCCACCAAGAGCAAGAAGGACCAGAACGAGTCGTTCGTCATCAACGACGTCCTGGTCAAGGCAGGCCAGCTCAACACCATCGTCATCACGGGCATGGGCCGCGGCAACGGCTCCTACGGCGCGCAGGCCGTGTTCGCGCCGGTTCCCGAGCCCGCCAGCTGGGCGATGATGATCGGCGGCTTCGGCTTCGCCGGTGCGGCGATGCGCCGTCGCAGCGCCCGCACCACGCGCGCCGCGCTGGCCTGA
- the rpmE gene encoding 50S ribosomal protein L31: protein MKQNTHPDYHMIKVQMTDGTVYETRSTWGKEGDLMQLEIDPLAHPAWTGGRGQLLDQGGQVARFNKRFGGLTLGKK from the coding sequence GTGAAGCAGAACACCCACCCCGATTATCACATGATCAAGGTGCAGATGACCGACGGCACCGTGTACGAGACGCGCTCCACCTGGGGCAAGGAAGGCGATCTCATGCAGCTCGAGATCGATCCGCTCGCGCACCCGGCTTGGACCGGCGGTCGTGGTCAGCTGCTCGACCAGGGTGGCCAGGTCGCGCGCTTCAACAAGCGCTTCGGCGGCCTCACGCTCGGCAAGAAGTAA
- the fabZ gene encoding 3-hydroxyacyl-ACP dehydratase FabZ yields MAALPHRFPMLLVDRVEELILDQSIVAVKAVTINESFFQGHFPGRPIMPGVLTVEALAQAAGVLAVESLGLAGSGKLVYFMAIDNVKFRKPVEPGVLLKLHVEFVQKRSRVCKFAGKALIDGELAAECEFTAMIADPPSA; encoded by the coding sequence ATGGCGGCGCTGCCCCATCGGTTTCCGATGCTGCTGGTCGACCGGGTCGAGGAGCTGATCCTCGACCAGTCGATCGTCGCGGTGAAGGCTGTGACGATCAACGAGTCGTTCTTCCAGGGCCATTTCCCGGGCCGACCAATCATGCCGGGCGTGCTCACCGTCGAGGCGCTCGCCCAGGCGGCGGGCGTGCTGGCCGTGGAGTCCCTGGGGCTCGCCGGCTCGGGCAAGCTCGTCTACTTCATGGCGATCGACAACGTGAAGTTCCGCAAGCCGGTGGAGCCGGGCGTGCTGCTCAAGCTGCATGTCGAGTTCGTGCAGAAGCGATCGCGCGTCTGCAAGTTCGCGGGTAAGGCACTGATCGACGGCGAACTGGCGGCGGAATGCGAGTTCACCGCGATGATCGCGGATCCGCCCAGCGCGTGA
- a CDS encoding OmpH family outer membrane protein, with product MTKNRVIAAALAASAALVVAMPAAAQVAGIATINTMEVITRSKAFTTAETQLDTTYKPVRDQIQARQTKFQTDARTLLTTIDTNKDGQVSEAEEQAAAARKDPNYTQLMTLQNQANEEIQKLQMPSILAELFAFEKILSLYDAAQISVVNARKVNVILQPEAIVYAPDAVDISDAVVAELDKTPTVAITPPANWQPQQRTVQFQQQVNELKRRAYQLAAARAQQQQQQGAAAAPGAAAPAARPAAPATKPAKPEPR from the coding sequence ATGACGAAGAACCGTGTAATCGCGGCCGCGCTGGCCGCCTCCGCGGCGCTCGTCGTGGCCATGCCGGCCGCGGCGCAGGTTGCCGGCATCGCGACCATCAACACGATGGAAGTGATCACCCGCTCCAAGGCGTTCACCACCGCAGAGACCCAGCTGGACACCACCTACAAGCCGGTGCGCGACCAGATCCAGGCGCGCCAGACCAAGTTCCAGACCGACGCGCGCACGCTGCTGACCACGATCGACACCAACAAGGACGGTCAGGTTTCGGAAGCCGAGGAGCAGGCCGCCGCCGCGCGCAAGGATCCGAACTACACCCAGCTGATGACCCTGCAGAACCAGGCGAACGAGGAAATCCAGAAGCTGCAGATGCCGTCGATCCTGGCGGAGCTGTTCGCGTTCGAGAAGATCCTGTCGCTCTATGACGCGGCGCAGATTTCGGTGGTCAATGCCCGCAAGGTCAACGTGATCCTGCAGCCGGAAGCGATCGTCTATGCGCCCGACGCGGTGGACATCAGCGACGCCGTCGTCGCCGAGCTCGACAAGACGCCGACCGTGGCGATCACGCCGCCGGCGAACTGGCAGCCGCAGCAGCGCACCGTGCAGTTCCAGCAGCAGGTGAACGAGCTGAAGCGTCGCGCCTATCAGCTGGCCGCTGCGCGCGCGCAGCAGCAGCAGCAGCAGGGTGCCGCCGCGGCACCGGGTGCGGCCGCTCCGGCCGCCCGCCCGGCCGCGCCTGCGACCAAGCCGGCCAAGCCCGAACCGCGGTGA